A section of the Gemmatimonadales bacterium genome encodes:
- a CDS encoding GAF domain-containing protein: MDDEAVLPIDTFVPVLAWPGRRPSLAELGTWHEALRGAVGTVMPVDLLACWLYPSRGGSILVGPAALAADRLVPPPAEPLVAQDALFALEDRIAGSGYGAVMAVPIRSEVQDVGLLVAGSFAPDAYTLADHRALHRIAAQIATSCRRLAAQPWVIPNPAGDDRNGVVAGVTEGILAAMSRARDGAELVQLVSDALANQTPHDALELLAVAPAPECWALLGLDRTAAPRFTVDPEVSDAIDSLAHHLGARELLRIDDLHDIDRVWPASTNHRGAERIRSVLAARLEVGGEFVGWLCLASETARWFREEDEAVARLAAGILAPRVAAWEARAELAGAWS, encoded by the coding sequence ATGGATGATGAAGCCGTTCTGCCGATCGACACCTTTGTCCCGGTCCTGGCCTGGCCGGGGCGGCGGCCATCGCTGGCAGAGCTGGGGACCTGGCACGAGGCGTTGCGCGGCGCGGTCGGCACGGTGATGCCGGTCGACCTCCTCGCCTGCTGGCTCTACCCATCGCGCGGCGGATCGATTCTGGTGGGTCCCGCGGCCCTCGCCGCCGACCGGCTCGTCCCCCCGCCGGCCGAGCCGCTGGTGGCGCAGGACGCGCTCTTTGCGCTGGAAGACCGCATTGCCGGCAGCGGCTACGGGGCGGTCATGGCGGTACCGATTCGCTCCGAAGTGCAGGATGTCGGCCTTCTCGTTGCCGGCAGCTTTGCGCCGGATGCCTACACCCTTGCCGATCACCGCGCCCTGCATCGGATCGCCGCACAGATCGCCACAAGCTGCCGTCGGCTGGCGGCGCAACCGTGGGTCATCCCCAACCCGGCCGGCGATGATCGGAATGGTGTCGTTGCCGGCGTGACCGAGGGAATCCTCGCGGCGATGAGCCGCGCCAGGGACGGCGCAGAACTTGTCCAGTTGGTCTCCGATGCCCTGGCCAATCAGACGCCGCACGACGCCCTCGAACTCCTCGCCGTGGCGCCGGCCCCCGAGTGCTGGGCGCTCCTTGGCCTCGATCGGACCGCCGCGCCGCGGTTCACGGTCGATCCGGAAGTCTCCGACGCCATCGATTCGCTGGCCCACCATCTCGGTGCACGCGAGCTGCTGCGCATCGATGATCTGCACGACATTGATCGCGTCTGGCCGGCGTCGACCAATCACCGCGGCGCGGAGCGGATCCGGTCGGTGCTGGCGGCGCGCCTCGAAGTCGGCGGAGAGTTCGTCGGCTGGCTCTGTCTGGCGAGTGAAACGGCGCGCTGGTTCCGCGAAGAGGACGAAGCGGTGGCGCGGCTGGCGGCTGGAATCCTCGCGCCGCGTGTCGCCGCGTGGGAAGCGCGCGCGGAACTCGCTGGGGCCTGGAGCTAG
- a CDS encoding FAD-binding oxidoreductase: protein MTGAGIRTDLPTRIRYSQGAGIYRIIPWGVGRPESIDELRALLALARHHGQPVIPRGAGSAMPGNNVGPGVILDLTALDAGRCVVDPDSRRATLSPSIPLSSLNLAARRHDLIFPVDPSSGAWATLGGMVSTNAAGPHTVRAGSVRNWVEEVTIETADGPLVLTRGVEPDPGHPVVVRWRAAVDPLIRHHAARLEARIPAVRKNSAGYGIHYYSTSGDLLDVVIGSEGTLGVLTGIVVRLVPVQADRASLRVAARARGGLPRVIERLRQFDPATMEFLDQSFLQFVGPAAFGAEDPGLLSRAGGMLLVDFEGDDAGEVGRRAHAAAAAMLGDALHVRVATDPREIEAIWAVRHAASPILAGLSDGRRSLQVIEDGCVPVARLAEYLDAIDRITALEQVDAVMFGHAGDGHVHVNLLPDLSRADWVDRVRRIFAAVSHAVISMGGTPSGEHGVGRLREGLLAALYGPEMIECFRAVKAAFDPDGRFNPGVILGNADPLSDLKVGADAAAVPAAMDQYLTAIESEARWGESRWPPH from the coding sequence ATGACCGGCGCCGGCATCCGGACCGATCTCCCGACCCGCATCCGCTACAGTCAGGGCGCCGGTATCTACCGCATCATCCCGTGGGGCGTCGGCCGGCCGGAATCGATCGACGAACTCCGCGCGCTCCTCGCCTTGGCGCGCCACCACGGCCAGCCGGTGATCCCGAGAGGGGCCGGTTCGGCGATGCCGGGCAATAACGTCGGGCCGGGAGTGATTCTCGACCTCACCGCCCTCGATGCGGGACGATGCGTGGTCGACCCGGATTCCCGCCGGGCGACGCTGTCGCCGTCGATCCCGCTCAGTTCACTCAACCTCGCCGCGCGACGCCACGATCTCATCTTTCCCGTCGATCCTTCCAGCGGTGCGTGGGCTACCCTCGGCGGCATGGTGTCGACCAACGCCGCCGGGCCGCACACCGTTCGCGCCGGATCGGTCCGGAACTGGGTCGAAGAGGTCACGATCGAAACGGCCGACGGCCCGCTGGTGCTGACCCGTGGTGTCGAGCCCGATCCCGGTCATCCGGTCGTGGTACGGTGGCGCGCAGCGGTCGACCCGCTCATCCGGCACCACGCGGCGCGGCTGGAAGCGCGCATTCCCGCGGTGCGGAAGAACAGTGCCGGCTATGGTATTCATTACTATAGTACCTCGGGCGACCTGCTTGATGTCGTGATCGGATCCGAAGGGACGCTGGGCGTCCTGACCGGGATCGTTGTCCGGCTGGTCCCGGTGCAGGCGGATCGCGCGTCGCTACGCGTCGCGGCGCGCGCGCGTGGAGGGCTGCCGCGGGTCATCGAGCGGCTGCGCCAATTCGACCCGGCAACGATGGAATTTCTCGATCAGTCATTTCTCCAGTTCGTTGGGCCGGCAGCATTCGGCGCCGAGGATCCTGGACTCCTCAGCCGCGCCGGCGGCATGCTGCTCGTCGATTTCGAAGGGGACGACGCGGGAGAGGTTGGTCGCCGCGCACACGCGGCAGCGGCGGCAATGCTGGGCGATGCGCTGCACGTGCGTGTCGCCACGGATCCGCGCGAGATCGAGGCAATCTGGGCGGTTCGCCACGCCGCATCGCCGATTCTCGCCGGTCTTTCCGATGGGAGGCGATCGCTGCAGGTAATCGAGGACGGTTGCGTTCCTGTTGCGCGGCTTGCCGAGTATCTCGACGCCATTGATCGGATCACCGCCCTGGAGCAGGTCGACGCCGTGATGTTCGGGCACGCCGGCGACGGGCATGTCCACGTGAACCTCCTCCCCGATCTCAGCCGGGCCGACTGGGTCGACCGCGTGCGGCGGATCTTTGCCGCGGTCAGCCACGCAGTCATCTCGATGGGGGGAACGCCGTCGGGGGAGCACGGGGTCGGGCGGCTGCGTGAAGGGCTCCTCGCCGCATTGTACGGCCCTGAAATGATCGAATGCTTCCGGGCGGTGAAGGCGGCGTTCGATCCCGATGGGCGCTTCAATCCAGGCGTGATTCTTGGCAACGCCGATCCTCTTTCCGACCTCAAGGTTGGTGCCGACGCGGCCGCGGTCCCGGCGGCGATGGACCAGTATCTCACCGCCATCGAGAGTGAGGCGCGGTGGGGCGAAAGCCGCTGGCCGCCCCATTAG
- the thyX gene encoding FAD-dependent thymidylate synthase, whose product MRLYREPQVTLIGRPQFIEPEHLRVDWVEPGTDGERLSEFAGRLCYMSQRNPANRSTADYLSNILKQGHGSVFEHAVFVVLIEGVSRSLTHELVRHRAGFGYSQLSQRYVDESDAAFVVPPAIQGDEAAEAEWLRQMEAAQASYVAAVERLMERYHWVESKVHRRKMAREAARSVLPNGVETKIVVSGNIRAWRTMLELRLGEGAEREIRRLAARVLAVLRGEAPRFFADFELYDAADGEEAARVVHHKI is encoded by the coding sequence ATGCGTCTCTATCGCGAGCCTCAGGTCACGCTGATCGGCCGCCCCCAGTTCATCGAGCCCGAGCATCTTCGGGTCGACTGGGTCGAACCCGGCACCGATGGCGAGCGGCTCTCCGAATTCGCCGGGCGGCTCTGCTACATGAGCCAGCGGAATCCCGCCAATCGTTCCACGGCGGACTATCTCTCGAATATCCTCAAGCAGGGCCATGGATCAGTCTTCGAGCACGCGGTCTTCGTGGTGCTGATCGAAGGGGTGTCGCGCTCGCTGACGCACGAACTGGTGCGGCATCGCGCGGGGTTCGGCTATTCGCAGTTGTCACAGCGGTACGTCGACGAGTCCGATGCGGCGTTCGTCGTTCCGCCGGCGATCCAGGGCGACGAGGCCGCCGAGGCGGAATGGCTGCGGCAGATGGAGGCCGCGCAGGCGAGTTACGTCGCGGCAGTGGAGCGGCTGATGGAGCGCTACCACTGGGTGGAGAGCAAGGTGCACCGTCGCAAGATGGCTCGCGAAGCGGCGAGGTCAGTCCTTCCCAATGGTGTCGAGACGAAGATCGTGGTGAGCGGCAACATTCGCGCGTGGCGCACCATGCTCGAACTGCGGCTCGGCGAAGGAGCCGAACGCGAGATCCGGCGGCTTGCGGCGCGGGTACTCGCCGTGCTGCGCGGTGAGGCACCTCGATTCTTTGCGGATTTCGAATTGTACGACGCGGCCGACGGCGAAGAGGCCGCGCGCGTGGTGCACCACAAGATCTGA
- a CDS encoding heavy-metal-associated domain-containing protein, with protein sequence MIDVTLHIEGMSCGHCLNAVNGALNSVPGVRVITVQQGRATVQVPSADVTGALVKAVEHAGYRATAVAAA encoded by the coding sequence ATGATCGATGTGACGTTGCATATCGAAGGGATGAGCTGCGGACACTGCCTCAATGCGGTCAACGGAGCGCTGAACAGTGTCCCCGGCGTCAGGGTGATCACGGTACAGCAGGGCCGGGCGACGGTGCAGGTGCCGTCGGCCGACGTCACCGGCGCGCTGGTCAAGGCAGTCGAACACGCCGGATACCGCGCCACAGCTGTGGCGGCGGCGTAG
- a CDS encoding ATP-binding protein, with the protein MTPGALAILTLVMFWVAVGLLGTGHRDLGLLAAAVSSYLTLVILRRGREMARGQKASLENALAASARRNRELDRLRDLSSALLGGNDLPTLNRQIAQAAADLLGAEGGAIMLMVEEGRFVRVVAGAGPLLSAVGSLVPVDKSLVGDVIMKDDAILVDDMEKDPRNHPHEQLTGRLTSAAMVPLRSAGLVVGAVCAYNRKDRQPFNDYDRQLLRTLGDQVVLGLDRTSALEELRRNERMLAAKNKELQRVTQLKSEFLANMSHELRTPLNAVIGFSDLLLTEGLGPLEGQQREFLEAILRNGQHLLGLINAVLDLSKIEAGRMILSLTPCDVREAITGAVADTMSLRAAKHQECAIDLGDTASLEILADGTRIRQVLFNLLSNASKFCNEDGKITVSAVRTVAPMPGSLPAAGGGLPRMATRDVVWVSVSDTGIGIKAEDMPRLFQEFSQVDSSSSRAAQGSGLGLALCKRFVEMHGGQIGVESIFGKGSTFWFILPVDGPPKDRTQAAA; encoded by the coding sequence ATGACACCTGGAGCCCTGGCGATCCTCACGCTGGTGATGTTCTGGGTTGCGGTCGGCCTCCTCGGTACAGGCCACCGCGACCTCGGACTCCTTGCTGCCGCGGTGTCGAGCTACCTCACACTGGTGATCCTCCGTCGTGGCCGCGAAATGGCCCGCGGGCAGAAGGCGTCGCTCGAGAACGCCCTGGCCGCATCGGCGCGGCGCAATCGCGAGCTCGACCGGTTGCGCGATCTCTCATCGGCGCTGCTGGGCGGCAACGACCTGCCGACATTGAATCGCCAGATCGCGCAGGCCGCGGCCGACCTCCTCGGCGCCGAGGGCGGCGCCATCATGCTGATGGTCGAGGAAGGTCGGTTCGTCCGTGTCGTGGCGGGGGCGGGGCCGCTGCTCTCCGCGGTCGGTTCGCTCGTCCCGGTCGACAAATCGCTTGTCGGCGATGTCATCATGAAGGACGACGCGATCCTGGTCGACGACATGGAGAAGGATCCGCGCAACCATCCACACGAACAATTGACCGGCCGGCTCACCAGCGCCGCGATGGTTCCGCTGCGCTCCGCGGGCCTTGTGGTCGGCGCTGTCTGCGCCTACAACCGCAAGGATCGTCAGCCATTCAACGATTATGACCGACAGCTGCTGCGCACCCTCGGTGACCAGGTCGTCCTGGGGCTCGACCGCACCTCCGCGCTCGAGGAGTTGCGTCGCAACGAACGGATGCTGGCTGCCAAGAACAAGGAGCTGCAGCGCGTCACGCAGCTCAAGAGTGAATTCCTGGCGAACATGTCGCACGAGCTTCGCACGCCGCTCAACGCGGTGATCGGCTTTTCCGATCTGCTGCTCACCGAAGGTTTGGGACCGCTCGAAGGACAGCAGCGCGAATTCCTCGAAGCGATCCTGCGCAACGGACAGCACCTGCTCGGGCTGATCAACGCCGTGCTCGACCTGTCGAAGATCGAGGCGGGGCGCATGATCCTGTCGCTCACGCCGTGCGACGTGCGCGAGGCAATCACCGGCGCCGTGGCCGACACGATGTCGCTGCGCGCGGCGAAGCATCAGGAATGCGCCATCGATCTCGGCGACACCGCGTCGCTCGAGATCCTGGCGGACGGCACCCGGATCCGGCAGGTGCTGTTCAACCTGCTGTCGAACGCCTCGAAGTTCTGCAACGAGGACGGGAAGATCACCGTGTCCGCCGTGCGGACCGTGGCGCCGATGCCGGGATCACTCCCCGCCGCGGGCGGCGGCCTGCCGCGGATGGCGACGCGGGACGTGGTGTGGGTATCGGTCTCTGATACGGGGATCGGGATCAAGGCCGAGGACATGCCGCGCCTCTTCCAGGAATTCTCGCAGGTCGATTCGTCATCATCGCGCGCGGCGCAGGGGAGCGGCCTCGGCCTCGCCCTCTGCAAGCGCTTCGTCGAGATGCACGGCGGGCAGATCGGTGTGGAATCGATTTTCGGGAAGGGAAGCACCTTCTGGTTCATCCTGCCGGTGGACGGGCCACCGAAGGATCGGACGCAGGCAGCGGCCTAG